The proteins below are encoded in one region of Ephemeroptericola cinctiostellae:
- a CDS encoding DUF935 domain-containing protein, protein MADNKFTKPTKEMLGQEIASTGNDWSFFNKLSALPNPDPILRRIGKSAEVYNSIMADGHVTGDVRSIRGSFRSHSYRVLAGDESDSRAQDARELCEYWLEHIKPNSVAQDWLEVMWQQCSAIFTGYKVHEVVWNYREGKLLPVLVKDRANNRFRFDVNGDLLLIKPDNPQGVAVEPWQFVVSRHMATCDNPYGEALLSRCFWPWTFKTGGFKYFMQYCEKFGVPVPFGQYPQGASPKEIDAFEDSLAGFINNSYILAPDGSKLELLTPTGSGSTLPQESLINLCNREMSKALTSQAMTAELQNVGARAASETAAERQLSVNDADRDIAAGSMSEIFKWITLFNFGDSVAPPVLEFYKDSAASKERAETYKIAADMGLRPSRRAMLEELNIPDAVDDNDAILPSVSTSAPNITDKNAVQTQFNQSLNDDLTFSQADSKTIAAAKAELDLENAVIDAVDAQFEADVIQPFADMLDEFAAAGKTLAEFQESLGAFLGGVDTENVRVLTEQALILSALNEMVDHTEQLAADEVLNAK, encoded by the coding sequence ATGGCTGATAACAAATTTACAAAGCCAACCAAAGAAATGCTTGGTCAAGAAATCGCGTCAACTGGCAACGATTGGAGCTTTTTCAACAAACTATCGGCATTACCAAACCCTGACCCGATTTTACGCCGCATTGGTAAATCAGCTGAGGTGTACAACAGCATCATGGCCGATGGCCATGTCACTGGCGATGTGCGCTCGATTCGTGGCTCGTTTCGCTCGCACAGTTACCGTGTGCTTGCTGGTGATGAGAGCGATTCACGAGCACAAGATGCGCGAGAGTTGTGTGAGTATTGGTTGGAGCACATCAAGCCAAATTCAGTGGCACAAGACTGGCTGGAGGTGATGTGGCAACAGTGCTCGGCTATTTTCACGGGATATAAAGTCCATGAGGTCGTTTGGAATTACCGTGAGGGCAAGCTACTGCCAGTGTTGGTCAAAGACCGTGCCAATAATCGTTTTCGATTCGACGTCAACGGTGATTTACTGCTTATAAAACCTGACAACCCACAGGGCGTAGCCGTCGAACCGTGGCAGTTTGTGGTGAGCCGTCACATGGCAACGTGTGACAATCCTTACGGCGAGGCTCTGCTGAGTCGTTGTTTTTGGCCGTGGACGTTCAAGACAGGTGGATTCAAATACTTCATGCAGTATTGTGAGAAGTTTGGTGTGCCAGTGCCGTTTGGGCAATACCCTCAAGGTGCATCACCAAAGGAAATCGACGCGTTTGAGGACTCTCTCGCGGGGTTCATTAACAACAGCTATATCCTCGCGCCCGACGGTTCAAAACTGGAGTTGCTCACGCCTACTGGCAGTGGCTCTACATTGCCGCAAGAATCACTCATCAATCTATGTAACCGCGAAATGAGCAAGGCACTGACCAGTCAGGCAATGACGGCTGAGCTGCAAAATGTGGGTGCACGTGCTGCGAGCGAAACGGCCGCCGAGCGTCAGTTGTCGGTCAACGACGCTGACCGTGACATTGCCGCAGGCTCAATGAGTGAGATTTTTAAGTGGATTACTCTGTTTAACTTTGGCGATTCAGTTGCACCGCCTGTGCTCGAATTTTACAAAGACAGCGCAGCGAGCAAAGAGCGCGCTGAGACTTATAAAATAGCGGCTGATATGGGTTTGCGTCCAAGTCGTCGCGCCATGCTTGAAGAGCTCAATATCCCTGATGCGGTGGATGATAATGATGCGATTTTACCCAGCGTTTCCACTTCCGCACCAAATATAACCGATAAAAACGCTGTTCAAACCCAGTTTAATCAAAGCTTAAACGACGATCTAACCTTTTCGCAGGCCGATAGCAAGACCATCGCTGCCGCCAAGGCTGAGCTTGACCTTGAAAATGCGGTGATTGATGCGGTCGATGCGCAGTTTGAAGCGGATGTGATCCAACCGTTTGCTGACATGCTTGATGAGTTTGCCGCAGCGGGCAAGACTTTGGCAGAGTTCCAAGAGAGTTTGGGGGCATTTTTGGGCGGTGTTGATACTGAAAACGTCCGTGTTTTAACTGAACAAGCATTGATTTTATCGGCGTTGAACGAGATGGTTGATCATACAGAGCAATTGGCCGCAGACGAGGTGCTCAATGCCAAATAA